The following are encoded in a window of Bradyrhizobium sp. WBOS07 genomic DNA:
- the cysT gene encoding sulfate ABC transporter permease subunit CysT has protein sequence MSAIAARRRTLPGFGLTMGLTLSWLSVIILIPLAGLFLKSLELSPEQFWNILSSRRTLNALRVSFGLAFAAACVNLVMGSIIVWALVRYRFPGRRLFDAIVDVPFALPTAVAGVALTALFAEQGWLGAPLAALGIKVAFTPVGIFVAMIFIGIPFVVRTVQPVLQDLDPEIEEAAGSLGANRWQTITRVILPSLAPALLTGLALAFARAVGEYGSVIFIAGNLPNVSEIAPLLIVIRLSEFRYADATAIAVVMLVVSFVVILAVNRLQRWAQSRIPAR, from the coding sequence GTGAGCGCAATCGCAGCACGACGCCGGACATTGCCGGGCTTCGGTCTCACGATGGGACTGACGCTGTCCTGGCTGTCCGTCATCATCCTCATTCCGCTCGCCGGGCTGTTCCTGAAATCGCTCGAGCTCAGTCCCGAACAATTTTGGAATATCCTCTCCAGCCGCCGCACCCTGAATGCCCTGCGCGTCTCCTTCGGCCTCGCCTTCGCCGCGGCCTGTGTCAATCTCGTCATGGGCAGCATCATCGTCTGGGCGCTGGTGCGCTACCGCTTTCCCGGCCGCCGGCTGTTCGATGCCATCGTCGACGTGCCCTTCGCGCTGCCGACGGCGGTGGCGGGCGTCGCGCTGACCGCGCTGTTCGCCGAGCAGGGCTGGCTGGGGGCGCCGCTTGCAGCGCTCGGCATCAAGGTGGCGTTCACGCCGGTCGGCATCTTCGTCGCCATGATCTTCATCGGTATTCCCTTCGTGGTGCGCACGGTGCAGCCGGTGCTGCAGGATCTCGATCCCGAGATCGAGGAGGCCGCGGGCAGCCTGGGGGCCAACCGCTGGCAGACCATCACGCGCGTGATCCTGCCCTCGCTGGCGCCGGCGCTGCTCACCGGGCTCGCGCTCGCCTTCGCCCGCGCGGTCGGCGAATACGGCTCGGTGATCTTCATCGCCGGCAATCTGCCCAACGTGTCCGAGATCGCGCCGCTCCTGATCGTGATCCGCCTGTCCGAATTCCGCTATGCCGACGCGACCGCCATTGCGGTGGTCATGCTCGTCGTCTCCTTTGTCGTGATCCTGGCCGTCAACCGGCTCCAGCGCTGGGCGCAGAGCCGGATCCCGGCGCGCTGA
- a CDS encoding sulfate/molybdate ABC transporter ATP-binding protein, whose protein sequence is MTIEVRNLVKTFGSFKALDGVDLKVDGGELVALLGPSGSGKTTLLRIVAGLDWPDAGEVLINGEDALAQGARERHVGFVFQHYALFRHMTVFENVAFGLRVQPRAVRKDEATIRARVKELLDLVQLDWLADRYPSQLSGGQRQRIALARALAIEPRILLLDEPFGALDAKVRKELRRWLRSLHHEINVTSIFVTHDQEEALEVANRVVVMDKGRIEQIGSPDDVYDSPASAFVHGFIGESIELPVQVEGGVVRLGDRPLALAADGLAPGASRLFVRRHDMVVGPPGSGAFEGSVQHVRNFGPVQRAEVALSGGKTIEIDAPRDKELRAGDMIGLEPRRYRIFAG, encoded by the coding sequence GTGACCATTGAAGTCAGAAATCTCGTCAAGACGTTCGGCAGCTTCAAGGCCCTCGACGGCGTCGACCTCAAGGTCGACGGCGGCGAGCTGGTGGCGCTGCTCGGACCGTCAGGATCGGGAAAGACCACGCTGCTCAGGATCGTCGCCGGCCTCGATTGGCCCGATGCCGGTGAAGTCCTCATCAACGGCGAGGACGCGCTGGCGCAGGGCGCGCGCGAGCGGCATGTCGGCTTCGTGTTCCAGCATTACGCGCTGTTCCGCCACATGACGGTGTTCGAGAATGTCGCCTTCGGCTTGCGCGTGCAGCCGCGCGCGGTCCGCAAGGACGAAGCGACCATCCGCGCCCGGGTCAAGGAGCTGCTCGACCTCGTACAGCTTGATTGGCTCGCCGATCGCTACCCGAGCCAGCTTTCCGGCGGCCAGCGCCAGCGCATCGCGCTCGCCCGCGCGCTCGCGATCGAGCCGCGCATCCTGCTGCTCGACGAGCCGTTCGGCGCGCTCGACGCCAAGGTGCGCAAGGAGCTGCGCAGGTGGCTGCGCTCGCTCCACCACGAGATCAACGTCACCTCGATCTTCGTCACCCACGACCAGGAAGAGGCGCTGGAAGTCGCCAACCGCGTCGTGGTCATGGACAAGGGCAGGATCGAGCAGATCGGCTCGCCCGACGACGTCTACGACAGCCCGGCAAGCGCCTTCGTCCACGGCTTCATCGGCGAATCCATCGAGTTGCCGGTGCAGGTCGAGGGCGGCGTCGTCAGGCTCGGCGACCGGCCGCTCGCCCTTGCGGCGGACGGGCTCGCGCCCGGCGCGTCAAGACTGTTCGTGCGCCGACATGACATGGTGGTCGGCCCGCCCGGCAGCGGCGCTTTCGAGGGTTCGGTGCAGCATGTCCGCAATTTCGGCCCCGTGCAGCGGGCCGAGGTCGCATTGTCAGGCGGCAAGACCATCGAGATCGATGCCCCCCGCGACAAGGAACTGCGCGCCGGCGACATGATCGGCCTCGAACCGCGCCGTTACCGGATATTTGCGGGTTAA
- a CDS encoding sulfite exporter TauE/SafE family protein, whose product MLDPLYVASGFGVGLLVGMTGVGGGSLMTPLLILLFGVHPSTAVGTDLLYAAATKAGGSVVHGWSRSVHWPAVLRLACGSIPASALTLLVLWKLDLKNDSERSLVNLVLCFALLLTATSLIFRKSIMERYRSRLERVDDRTTAIATVVTGIVLGVLVSISSVGAGAVGVTVLLLLYPRLPMVTIVGSDIAHAVPLTLVAGMGHWALGDVDWALMGVLLMGSLPGIIVGSYSATRVPETVLRLTLASVLVVVSGKIMFAELNLSSAFVTALAWTH is encoded by the coding sequence ATGCTCGATCCACTCTACGTCGCCTCTGGCTTCGGCGTCGGCCTCCTTGTCGGGATGACCGGCGTGGGCGGCGGCTCGTTGATGACGCCGCTCTTGATCCTGCTGTTCGGTGTTCATCCCTCCACGGCGGTCGGAACCGACCTGCTCTATGCCGCCGCGACCAAGGCCGGCGGCAGCGTGGTGCATGGCTGGTCGCGCAGCGTGCACTGGCCGGCGGTGCTGCGGCTCGCCTGCGGCAGCATTCCCGCGAGCGCGCTGACGCTGCTGGTGCTGTGGAAGCTCGACCTCAAGAACGATTCCGAGCGCAGCCTGGTCAATCTGGTGCTGTGCTTCGCGCTGCTGCTGACCGCGACCTCGCTGATCTTCCGCAAGTCGATCATGGAGCGCTATCGCAGCCGGCTGGAGCGCGTCGACGATCGCACCACCGCGATCGCGACCGTCGTCACCGGCATCGTGCTCGGCGTGCTGGTCTCGATCTCGTCGGTCGGCGCCGGTGCGGTCGGCGTCACCGTGCTGCTGCTGCTTTATCCGCGCCTGCCGATGGTGACCATCGTCGGCTCCGACATCGCCCACGCGGTGCCGCTGACGCTGGTCGCCGGCATGGGGCACTGGGCGCTCGGCGACGTGGATTGGGCCTTGATGGGCGTGCTGCTGATGGGCTCGCTGCCCGGCATCATAGTCGGCAGCTACAGCGCGACGCGCGTGCCCGAGACGGTGTTGCGGCTGACGCTTGCCAGCGTATTGGTCGTCGTCTCCGGCAAGATCATGTTTGCCGAGCTGAACCTGTCCTCGGCGTTCGTCACCGCCCTGGCCTGGACGCATTGA
- a CDS encoding 3-hydroxybutyrate dehydrogenase: MGSLSGKNAVVTGSTSGIGLAYARAFAGAGANVVINGFGTPEDIEKERARIEQEFKVKAIYSPADMTKPAEIAGMIALGETTFGSVDILVNNAGIQFVSPVEEFPIEKWDQIIAINLSSAFHGIRAAVPGMKKKGWGRIINTASAHSLVASPFKSAYVSAKHGIAGLTKTVALEVATHKITCNCISPGYVWTPLVEKQIPDTMKARNLTREQVINDVLLAAQPTKEFVTSEQVAALALFLCSDDAAQITGTNLSIDGGWTAA, translated from the coding sequence ATGGGTAGTCTGTCAGGCAAGAACGCCGTCGTGACCGGATCCACCAGCGGCATCGGGCTCGCCTATGCGCGTGCGTTCGCCGGCGCCGGCGCCAACGTCGTCATCAACGGCTTCGGCACGCCGGAGGACATCGAGAAGGAACGCGCCAGGATCGAGCAGGAGTTCAAGGTGAAGGCGATCTATTCGCCCGCCGATATGACCAAGCCCGCCGAGATCGCCGGGATGATCGCGCTCGGCGAGACGACCTTCGGCTCGGTCGACATCCTCGTCAACAATGCCGGCATCCAGTTCGTCTCGCCGGTCGAGGAGTTTCCGATCGAGAAGTGGGACCAGATCATCGCGATCAACCTGTCCTCCGCCTTCCACGGCATCCGCGCCGCGGTGCCCGGCATGAAGAAGAAGGGCTGGGGCCGCATCATCAACACGGCATCCGCACACTCGCTGGTGGCCTCGCCCTTCAAGTCGGCCTATGTCTCGGCCAAGCACGGCATCGCCGGTCTCACCAAGACCGTGGCGCTGGAGGTCGCGACCCACAAGATCACCTGCAACTGCATCAGCCCCGGCTATGTCTGGACGCCGCTGGTGGAGAAGCAGATCCCCGACACGATGAAGGCACGCAATCTGACGCGCGAGCAGGTCATCAACGACGTGCTGCTCGCGGCGCAGCCGACCAAGGAATTCGTCACCTCCGAGCAGGTCGCAGCGCTGGCACTGTTCCTGTGCAGCGACGACGCCGCCCAGATCACCGGCACCAATCTCTCGATCGACGGCGGCTGGACCGCCGCGTAA
- a CDS encoding flippase, which produces MAVMDAEPATTGPAGLIARLRARLTGGPSEASLTRRLAGTIFIIRVISAGLAYVSQVLLARWMGTSDYGVYVYVWTWVLLLGSMMDFGISASAQKIIPEYRASNEQALLRGFLSGSRWLTFAVSTLVSLGLAGIVRLLSPWIDPAEQLPLYIGCMTLPAFVVANTQDGIARSHDWMQLGLMPQFIIRQALIIGITGAAFLLGYHLGAVAAMVASAGAVWIAMTGQMVALNRKLADHIEPGPSAYDIRGWLAVSLPILLVESFYLLLSYTDVLVLQQFRPSDEVGVYFAVVKTLALVSFIHYAMSATTAHRFAEYNASGDKARLSAYVAHAINWTFWPSLAATIVLLALGKPLLWLFGPQFVVGYDIMFVAAIGLVVRAAIGPVERLLNMLGQQKICALAYALAFVMNLVLCIALVPRYGGHGAAAATSISLTFETVLLFWIVRQRLGLHVLAFGK; this is translated from the coding sequence TTGGCCGTGATGGATGCAGAACCCGCAACGACCGGACCGGCCGGGCTGATCGCGCGGCTGCGGGCCAGGCTGACGGGCGGGCCCAGCGAGGCCTCGCTGACGCGGCGGCTCGCCGGCACCATCTTCATCATCCGCGTCATCAGCGCCGGCCTCGCTTATGTCTCGCAGGTGCTGCTGGCGCGCTGGATGGGCACGTCCGATTACGGCGTCTATGTCTATGTCTGGACCTGGGTGCTGCTGCTCGGCAGCATGATGGATTTCGGCATCTCGGCTTCGGCACAGAAGATCATTCCGGAATATCGCGCCAGCAACGAGCAGGCGCTGCTGCGCGGCTTTCTCTCCGGCAGTCGCTGGCTGACTTTTGCCGTGTCGACACTGGTGTCGCTCGGCCTCGCCGGCATCGTCAGGCTGCTGTCGCCCTGGATCGATCCAGCCGAGCAACTGCCGCTCTATATCGGCTGCATGACCCTGCCCGCCTTCGTGGTCGCCAACACCCAGGACGGCATCGCGCGCTCGCATGACTGGATGCAGCTCGGGCTGATGCCGCAATTCATCATCCGCCAGGCGCTGATCATAGGCATTACGGGCGCGGCCTTCCTGCTCGGCTATCATCTCGGTGCCGTCGCCGCGATGGTTGCGAGCGCAGGCGCGGTGTGGATCGCGATGACCGGGCAGATGGTGGCGCTGAACCGCAAGCTCGCCGATCACATCGAGCCCGGTCCCAGCGCTTACGACATCCGCGGCTGGCTTGCCGTCTCGCTGCCGATCCTCCTGGTCGAGAGCTTCTATTTGCTGCTGTCCTACACCGACGTGCTGGTGCTGCAGCAGTTCCGTCCCTCCGATGAGGTCGGCGTCTACTTTGCGGTGGTGAAGACGCTGGCGCTGGTCTCCTTCATCCATTACGCGATGTCGGCGACGACGGCGCATCGCTTCGCCGAATACAACGCAAGCGGCGACAAGGCCCGGCTGTCGGCCTACGTGGCGCATGCGATCAACTGGACGTTCTGGCCGTCGCTGGCGGCGACCATCGTGCTGCTCGCGCTCGGCAAGCCGCTGCTCTGGTTGTTCGGGCCGCAATTCGTGGTCGGCTACGACATCATGTTCGTCGCCGCGATCGGGCTCGTGGTGCGCGCCGCGATCGGGCCGGTCGAGCGGCTGCTCAACATGCTCGGTCAGCAGAAGATCTGCGCGCTCGCTTACGCGCTGGCCTTCGTGATGAACCTCGTGCTCTGCATCGCGCTGGTACCGCGCTATGGCGGCCACGGCGCTGCCGCTGCGACCTCGATCTCCCTCACCTTCGAGACGGTGCTGTTGTTCTGGATCGTGCGGCAGCGCCTTGGCCTGCACGTGCTGGCGTTCGGGAAATAG
- a CDS encoding patatin-like phospholipase family protein: MTDRSPESARIPAHAQRVLVLQGGGALGSYQAGAYQALCGAGFEPEWVAGISIGAVNAAIIAGNEGPARVKRLKEFWEMVSAPVPWKPIGKSDHSRELFNSTSAALIATFGVPGFFVPRVPPAPLWPPGHPEAQSYYDTAPLKKTLERLVDFDRINDLKTRLSVGAVGVTSGNFKYFDNYELKKLGKKIGPEHIMASGALPPGFPSVIIDGEHYWDGGIASNTPLDYVLDAELDRDMLIFQVDLFSARGDLPTSLLEAAEREKDIRYSSRTRMNTDKNKQLHNARKAVRDLIGKLPDYLKNDPSVEFLAKVSRESTVTVVHLIYRSKNYESSSKDYDFSHVAMVEHWEAGVNDVHLSMRHKDWLERPQSGETMVTYDLTGDVSAPPAKRSEQNG; this comes from the coding sequence ATGACAGATCGTAGCCCGGAATCCGCCCGCATCCCCGCGCATGCGCAACGCGTCCTGGTCCTGCAGGGCGGCGGCGCGCTCGGCTCTTACCAGGCGGGGGCCTATCAGGCGCTGTGTGGCGCCGGCTTCGAGCCGGAATGGGTCGCCGGCATCTCGATCGGCGCGGTCAACGCCGCCATCATCGCCGGCAACGAGGGGCCGGCCCGTGTCAAGCGGCTCAAGGAATTCTGGGAGATGGTCTCCGCGCCGGTGCCGTGGAAGCCGATCGGCAAGAGCGATCACAGCCGTGAGCTGTTCAACTCGACCAGTGCCGCGCTGATCGCCACCTTCGGCGTGCCCGGCTTCTTCGTCCCCCGCGTCCCGCCGGCGCCGCTGTGGCCGCCGGGGCATCCCGAAGCCCAGAGCTATTACGACACGGCGCCCTTGAAGAAGACGCTGGAGCGCCTGGTCGATTTCGACCGCATCAACGACCTGAAGACCCGCCTGTCGGTCGGCGCGGTCGGCGTCACCTCCGGCAATTTCAAATATTTCGACAATTACGAGCTCAAGAAGCTTGGCAAGAAAATCGGCCCGGAGCACATCATGGCCTCCGGCGCGCTGCCGCCCGGCTTTCCCTCGGTGATCATCGACGGCGAGCATTATTGGGACGGCGGCATCGCCTCCAACACCCCGCTCGACTACGTGCTCGATGCCGAGCTCGATCGCGACATGCTGATCTTCCAGGTCGACCTGTTTTCGGCGCGTGGCGATCTGCCGACCTCGCTGCTGGAGGCCGCCGAGCGCGAGAAGGACATCCGCTATTCCAGCCGCACGCGGATGAACACCGACAAGAACAAGCAGCTGCACAACGCCCGCAAGGCCGTGCGCGACCTGATCGGCAAATTGCCGGACTACCTGAAGAACGACCCCTCCGTCGAATTCCTCGCGAAAGTGTCGCGCGAAAGCACCGTCACCGTGGTGCATCTGATCTACCGCAGCAAGAACTACGAATCCTCGTCGAAGGATTACGATTTCTCTCACGTCGCCATGGTCGAGCATTGGGAGGCCGGCGTGAACGACGTGCACCTGTCGATGCGCCACAAGGACTGGCTCGAGCGGCCGCAGTCCGGCGAGACCATGGTGACTTACGATCTCACGGGGGACGTCTCCGCGCCCCCGGCAAAAAGGAGCGAACAGAATGGGTAG
- the cysW gene encoding sulfate ABC transporter permease subunit CysW gives MTMQIAHSGPVTSSDEKARAREALARDNLRTEPKAVRIVIIVVAVAFLGIFVVLPLVVVFAHAFSKGIAAYFAALADPEALAAIRLTLLVAAISVGLNLVFGLVAAWAIAKFDFPGKTFLITLIDLPFSVSPVISGLVFVLLFGAQGYFGSWLRDHDIQILFAVPGIALATTFVTFPFVARALIPLMQEQGTQEEEAAISLGASGLQTFFRVTLPNIKWGVLYGVLLCNARAMGEFGAVSVVSGHIRGETNTMPLLVEILYNEYHFVAAFAIASLLAMLALITLIAKTVLERHLDQGQASDH, from the coding sequence ATGACGATGCAGATCGCCCATTCAGGTCCCGTCACCTCGTCCGACGAGAAGGCCCGTGCACGTGAAGCCCTCGCGCGGGACAATCTTCGCACCGAGCCGAAGGCAGTGCGCATTGTCATCATCGTTGTCGCGGTCGCGTTTCTCGGCATCTTCGTCGTGCTGCCGCTGGTGGTGGTGTTCGCGCATGCGTTTTCGAAGGGAATCGCCGCCTATTTTGCAGCGCTGGCCGATCCGGAGGCGCTGGCCGCGATCAGGCTGACGTTGCTGGTCGCAGCGATCTCCGTGGGCCTCAATCTGGTGTTCGGCCTCGTCGCCGCCTGGGCCATCGCCAAATTTGACTTCCCGGGTAAGACGTTCCTGATCACGCTGATCGACCTGCCGTTCTCGGTGAGCCCGGTGATCTCCGGCCTCGTCTTCGTGCTGCTGTTCGGCGCGCAGGGCTATTTCGGCAGCTGGCTGAGGGATCACGACATCCAGATCCTGTTCGCGGTGCCAGGCATCGCGCTCGCCACTACCTTCGTGACCTTCCCGTTCGTGGCGCGTGCGCTGATTCCCCTGATGCAGGAGCAGGGCACGCAGGAGGAGGAGGCCGCGATCTCCCTCGGCGCCTCGGGCCTGCAGACCTTCTTCCGCGTCACGCTGCCCAACATCAAATGGGGCGTGCTCTATGGCGTCCTGCTCTGCAACGCGCGGGCGATGGGCGAGTTCGGCGCGGTCTCGGTCGTCTCCGGCCATATCCGCGGCGAGACCAACACGATGCCGCTGCTGGTCGAGATCCTCTACAACGAATACCACTTCGTCGCCGCCTTCGCGATTGCCTCCTTGCTCGCGATGCTGGCGCTGATTACGCTGATCGCCAAGACGGTACTGGAACGCCATCTGGACCAGGGACAGGCAAGTGACCATTGA
- a CDS encoding TauD/TfdA family dioxygenase yields MTIAIRQLQKHFVGEVSGLDLRKPLTEAEAREVEAAMDKYAVLVFHDQDITDEQQMAFALNFGQREDARGGNITKADEYRLTSGLNDVSNLGKDGKPLPKDSRANLFNLGNCLWHSDSSFRPIPAKFSLLSARVVNPKGGNTEFADMRAAYDALDDETKAEIEDLVCEHSLMYSRGSLGFTEYTDEEKEMFKPVLQRLVRTHPVHRRKSLYLSSHAGKIVGMSVPEGRLLLRDLNEHATQAEFVYVHKWKLHDLVMWDNRQTMHRVRRYDQSQPRDMRRATVAGTEPTVQQQAAE; encoded by the coding sequence ATGACGATCGCCATCCGGCAGCTGCAAAAACATTTCGTCGGCGAGGTGTCCGGCCTCGATCTGCGCAAGCCTCTCACCGAGGCCGAAGCACGCGAGGTCGAGGCCGCCATGGATAAATACGCGGTGCTGGTGTTCCACGACCAGGACATCACCGACGAGCAGCAGATGGCCTTCGCCCTGAACTTCGGCCAGCGCGAGGACGCCCGCGGCGGCAACATCACCAAGGCCGATGAATACCGCCTCACCTCGGGCCTCAACGACGTCTCCAACCTCGGCAAGGACGGCAAGCCGCTGCCGAAGGACAGCCGCGCCAATCTGTTCAATCTCGGCAATTGCCTGTGGCACTCCGACAGCTCGTTCCGCCCGATCCCGGCAAAGTTCTCGCTATTGTCGGCGCGCGTGGTGAACCCAAAGGGCGGCAACACCGAGTTCGCCGACATGCGCGCCGCCTATGACGCGCTCGACGACGAGACCAAGGCGGAGATCGAAGACCTCGTCTGCGAGCACTCGCTGATGTATTCGCGGGGGTCGCTCGGCTTCACCGAATACACCGACGAGGAGAAGGAGATGTTCAAGCCGGTGCTGCAGCGGCTGGTGCGGACCCATCCCGTGCACCGTCGCAAGTCGCTGTATCTGTCGTCGCATGCGGGCAAGATCGTCGGCATGAGCGTGCCTGAAGGGCGCTTGCTGCTGCGCGATCTCAACGAGCACGCGACGCAAGCAGAATTCGTCTACGTCCACAAATGGAAGCTGCATGACCTCGTGATGTGGGACAACCGCCAGACCATGCATCGCGTCCGCCGCTACGACCAGTCGCAGCCCCGCGACATGCGCCGCGCGACGGTGGCGGGGACGGAGCCGACGGTGCAGCAGCAGGCGGCGGAGTAA
- a CDS encoding YqgE/AlgH family protein, translating into MAPTGKRTGESTRRAGPALPNSAGYLDGRLLIAMPVMGDSRFERSVIYLCAHSAEGAMGIIVNHPAGSIDFPELLQQLGIIKKGEHIKLPENAESMKVLRGGPVDTGRGFVLHSSDFYIENATLRIDDGVCLTATVDILRAIASGSGPKHAILALGYAGWAPGQLETEIQSNGWLHCDADADLIFGDDVDDKYTRALQKIGIDPGMLSNEAGHA; encoded by the coding sequence ATGGCTCCCACAGGAAAGAGAACGGGCGAAAGCACCCGCCGCGCGGGTCCGGCGCTTCCCAATTCGGCCGGTTATCTCGACGGCCGGCTGCTGATCGCGATGCCCGTGATGGGCGATTCCCGTTTCGAGCGCTCGGTGATCTATCTCTGCGCCCATTCCGCGGAAGGGGCGATGGGCATCATCGTGAACCACCCGGCCGGCAGCATCGACTTCCCCGAGCTGTTGCAGCAGCTCGGCATCATCAAGAAGGGCGAGCACATCAAGCTGCCGGAGAATGCCGAAAGCATGAAGGTACTGCGCGGCGGCCCGGTCGATACCGGACGCGGCTTCGTGCTGCATTCCAGCGATTTCTACATCGAGAACGCGACGCTGCGGATCGACGACGGCGTCTGCCTTACGGCGACCGTCGACATCCTGCGCGCCATCGCCAGCGGCTCCGGCCCCAAGCACGCCATTCTCGCGCTCGGCTATGCCGGCTGGGCGCCGGGCCAGCTCGAGACCGAGATCCAGAGCAACGGCTGGCTGCATTGCGATGCGGATGCGGATTTGATCTTCGGCGACGACGTCGACGACAAATACACCCGCGCCTTGCAGAAGATCGGCATCGATCCCGGCATGCTCTCGAACGAGGCAGGGCACGCGTAG
- a CDS encoding CAP domain-containing protein yields the protein MRAAAAILITLLLAGCAGNEAPVQQPSMYTDMAVPGSKLDAQAAAIMISQYRQNNMLGTVVVDPDLMRLAESQSQAMAAANKMDHDVRAPLAKRLAAGGYPATVAVENISAGYHTLAEAFSGWRDSPPHRANMLKNGVTKLGIAASYAPGTKYKVFWTMILASTER from the coding sequence ATGCGCGCTGCGGCCGCAATTCTCATCACTTTGCTGCTCGCCGGCTGTGCCGGCAACGAGGCGCCGGTCCAGCAGCCGTCGATGTATACCGACATGGCGGTGCCGGGCTCCAAGCTCGATGCGCAGGCGGCCGCGATCATGATCTCGCAATACCGCCAGAACAACATGCTCGGCACGGTCGTGGTCGACCCCGATCTGATGCGGCTTGCGGAATCCCAGTCCCAGGCCATGGCCGCCGCCAACAAGATGGACCATGACGTCCGCGCGCCCCTGGCCAAGCGCCTCGCCGCCGGCGGCTATCCTGCCACCGTCGCGGTCGAGAACATCTCGGCCGGCTATCATACGCTGGCGGAAGCCTTTTCGGGCTGGCGCGACTCGCCTCCGCACCGCGCCAACATGCTCAAGAACGGTGTCACAAAATTGGGCATCGCGGCGAGCTATGCCCCCGGCACCAAGTACAAGGTGTTCTGGACCATGATCCTGGCCTCGACGGAGCGATGA
- a CDS encoding protein-disulfide reductase DsbD domain-containing protein produces the protein MLTRVPLRAAIGVATTLLASSLAIAARADDASPWQRDGHSAVRLLAGSRSGAVLLGGIAFQLQPGWKTYWRTPGDSGVPPRFDFSKSDNVEAVTVMWPAPQKFADGAGGHSIGYRDQIVLPLRIVAKAADKPVTLRAEINYAVCEKLCIPVEAKAELGFNSVASTEDANLRAALDTVPKPANIGDPNPLTIRDVKRDGPKNVVVDVITPDSRNVNLFVEGPTPDWALPIPAPVQHGPPGVMRFSFELDGLPPGAKPDGAALKFTLVGPEKAYEFNTNLE, from the coding sequence ATGCTGACGAGAGTTCCCCTGCGTGCGGCGATTGGCGTCGCGACAACCCTGCTTGCGTCATCGCTGGCCATCGCAGCCCGCGCCGATGACGCTTCGCCGTGGCAGCGCGACGGACATTCCGCGGTGCGGCTATTGGCGGGATCGCGCAGCGGCGCCGTCCTGCTCGGCGGTATCGCCTTCCAACTCCAGCCTGGATGGAAGACCTACTGGCGTACCCCCGGCGATTCCGGCGTTCCGCCGCGGTTCGACTTCTCGAAGTCGGACAATGTCGAGGCGGTGACGGTGATGTGGCCGGCGCCGCAAAAATTCGCCGACGGCGCCGGCGGCCATTCGATCGGCTATCGTGACCAGATCGTGCTGCCTTTGCGCATCGTCGCCAAGGCGGCCGACAAGCCCGTGACCTTGCGCGCCGAGATCAATTACGCCGTGTGCGAGAAGCTCTGCATTCCGGTCGAGGCCAAGGCCGAGCTCGGCTTCAACAGCGTCGCCTCGACAGAGGACGCCAATTTGCGCGCCGCGCTCGACACCGTGCCCAAGCCCGCCAATATCGGCGATCCCAATCCGCTCACCATCCGCGACGTCAAGCGCGACGGGCCCAAGAACGTCGTCGTCGACGTGATCACGCCCGACAGCCGCAACGTCAATCTGTTCGTGGAAGGCCCGACGCCCGATTGGGCGCTGCCGATTCCGGCGCCGGTGCAGCACGGCCCGCCCGGTGTGATGCGGTTTTCCTTCGAGCTCGACGGTCTGCCGCCGGGCGCCAAGCCGGATGGTGCGGCGCTGAAATTCACGCTGGTCGGGCCGGAGAAGGCCTACGAGTTCAATACGAACTTGGAATGA